The following coding sequences are from one Ruminococcus flavefaciens AE3010 window:
- a CDS encoding M23 family metallopeptidase, translating into MLKKNELTDKHYGKGSKGFYAALGISAVMVAAACLFAHKQGDAIPNVKTSAVKTPIAAETPVGRRVTDIPKATSPAYSITSAIVTAPPIMETIPAAEITVDAPFEVADSFTEKVQPAAAAKGLDNACAPLSDISGVIEPFSSGELVKNATTGTWQTHNGTDIAAEVGSDVMAVENGEISSVTNDPLWGVTVVLDHKNGFFTRYCGLGADLAVQQGDTVSRGDIIGAVGQTADIESAEAPHLHIEITHNGAFVDPMTVFK; encoded by the coding sequence GTGTTGAAAAAAAACGAACTGACCGACAAGCATTACGGAAAAGGCTCTAAAGGCTTTTATGCAGCTCTCGGCATAAGTGCCGTCATGGTAGCTGCCGCCTGCCTTTTCGCCCATAAGCAGGGTGACGCTATACCCAATGTCAAAACATCTGCCGTCAAAACTCCCATAGCTGCGGAGACTCCCGTGGGCAGGCGCGTCACCGACATACCAAAGGCAACTTCCCCCGCCTACAGCATAACCTCGGCTATCGTGACAGCTCCGCCCATTATGGAGACTATCCCTGCCGCGGAGATAACCGTTGACGCTCCATTCGAGGTGGCGGACAGCTTCACGGAAAAGGTACAGCCTGCGGCGGCTGCAAAGGGACTGGACAACGCCTGCGCTCCGCTGAGCGATATATCGGGTGTAATTGAGCCCTTCAGCAGCGGTGAGCTTGTGAAAAACGCCACCACAGGCACATGGCAGACCCATAACGGCACGGATATCGCAGCTGAGGTCGGGAGCGACGTCATGGCAGTTGAAAATGGAGAGATTTCCTCTGTGACCAACGATCCCCTGTGGGGCGTGACAGTAGTCCTCGACCACAAAAACGGCTTCTTCACCAGATACTGCGGTCTTGGAGCCGACCTCGCCGTACAGCAGGGCGATACAGTAAGCCGCGGAGATATCATCGGAGCTGTAGGACAGACTGCCGATATCGAAAGCGCGGAAGCTCCTCATCTGCATATAGAGATAACTCACAACGGAGCCTTTGTCGATCCAATGACAGTTTTCAAATGA
- a CDS encoding metal-dependent transcriptional regulator translates to MAITEAVENYLETILILSQKQPDVHAIDICSYLGYSRPTVSIILKKMKDEGLVTVDDDNHIRLTDAGRHVAERIYDRHNVLTELFILLGVSRDVASEDACKVEHDISDETFAMLKSHYRKLSEKK, encoded by the coding sequence ATGGCTATTACAGAAGCAGTTGAAAATTACCTTGAAACTATACTTATCCTCTCACAGAAACAGCCCGATGTCCATGCTATAGATATCTGCTCTTATCTGGGATATTCCCGTCCTACTGTGTCTATAATACTTAAAAAGATGAAGGACGAGGGACTTGTCACAGTTGACGACGATAACCACATTCGTCTCACCGACGCAGGCAGACATGTTGCAGAACGCATCTACGACAGACATAATGTTCTCACCGAGCTGTTCATTCTTCTCGGCGTAAGCCGCGATGTTGCTTCCGAGGACGCCTGCAAGGTGGAGCACGACATATCCGACGAGACCTTTGCTATGCTCAAATCACATTACAGAAAGCTTTCAGAGAAAAAATAA
- the murD gene encoding UDP-N-acetylmuramoyl-L-alanine--D-glutamate ligase produces the protein MMSFGEYLKTYTENKTVCILGFGREGKSTYKMLQKYCSPKAVAIADLNPVDRKANELPENVELICGKDYQDCLDRFDMVFKSPGIVLEKPASELKCMITCETQVFFECFREQIIGITGTKGKSTVTSLIYHVLSESGVDCRIAGNIGIPVFDIADDMKEETIVVCELSCHQLEYMTVSPKYAVFLNLYEEHLDHYGTMENYYNAKKNIYLHQQENDVLLINSDIAPGEPISWNTYTISDKDCDADVYVSNGTVHCVEPYVIPTDKVKLLGVHNHYNIAVAYYITTLFIREEDFTKALCTFSPLAHRLEYVDTVRGIRWYDDSISTACATAISAVQSVPDAGTVLIGGMDRGIDYAPLVDFLAGFDIRVICMEASGKRVYDMILASDGFKKKERVHYADHLEGAVKLAADITPEGMSCVMSPAAASYGIFKNFEERGDAFKKLVAELRTKN, from the coding sequence ATGATGTCATTCGGTGAATATTTAAAAACATACACTGAAAACAAGACTGTATGCATTCTCGGCTTCGGCAGAGAGGGCAAGTCCACATATAAAATGCTGCAAAAGTACTGCTCGCCAAAGGCTGTAGCCATTGCTGACCTCAATCCCGTTGACCGTAAAGCAAACGAGCTTCCCGAAAATGTTGAGCTTATCTGCGGAAAGGACTATCAGGACTGCCTTGACCGATTCGATATGGTGTTCAAGAGTCCCGGCATCGTTCTTGAAAAGCCCGCTTCTGAGCTGAAATGCATGATAACCTGCGAAACTCAGGTGTTCTTTGAGTGCTTCCGCGAGCAGATTATCGGTATCACGGGTACAAAGGGCAAAAGCACAGTCACTTCCCTTATTTACCATGTTCTCAGCGAAAGCGGCGTGGACTGCCGTATCGCAGGCAATATCGGTATCCCTGTTTTCGATATCGCCGACGACATGAAAGAGGAGACTATCGTGGTCTGCGAGCTCTCCTGCCACCAGCTTGAATATATGACCGTATCTCCCAAATACGCTGTATTCCTCAATCTCTACGAGGAGCACCTGGACCACTACGGCACTATGGAGAACTACTACAACGCCAAGAAGAACATTTACCTCCACCAGCAGGAGAACGATGTTCTGCTGATAAATTCGGATATCGCTCCCGGTGAGCCTATCTCATGGAACACTTATACTATCTCGGATAAGGACTGCGACGCCGACGTTTATGTCAGCAATGGCACGGTGCACTGCGTCGAGCCCTACGTTATCCCCACCGATAAGGTAAAGCTCCTGGGCGTTCACAACCACTACAACATCGCTGTGGCTTACTATATCACCACCCTCTTCATTCGTGAGGAGGACTTCACAAAGGCGCTGTGTACATTCTCTCCGCTGGCTCACAGACTGGAATATGTGGACACGGTACGGGGTATACGCTGGTATGACGACTCTATCTCAACCGCCTGCGCTACGGCTATTTCAGCTGTGCAGAGCGTTCCCGATGCAGGTACTGTCCTCATCGGCGGTATGGACAGAGGTATAGACTATGCTCCCCTTGTTGACTTCCTTGCAGGCTTCGATATCCGCGTCATATGCATGGAAGCTTCGGGCAAGAGGGTCTACGATATGATACTTGCCAGTGACGGCTTCAAGAAAAAGGAGCGCGTTCACTACGCTGACCACCTTGAAGGAGCTGTCAAGCTTGCTGCGGACATAACTCCCGAGGGTATGAGCTGCGTTATGTCCCCTGCGGCAGCAAGCTACGGTATCTTCAAGAACTTTGAGGAGCGCGGCGACGCCTTCAAGAAGCTGGTTGCCGAGCTTAGAACTAAGAACTAA